In Apis mellifera strain DH4 linkage group LG3, Amel_HAv3.1, whole genome shotgun sequence, one DNA window encodes the following:
- the LOC412267 gene encoding dynactin subunit 2, producing the protein MADPKYADLPGIAYDQVDVYETTDLPESEQFQLYPEDETDSIEKLHISATEAFNKFKNKHVISKGVDFSDRVSLKPRTGYKFGDWELPGEGEKETLIQKYQRLQCEIKELYEEVNDLKEKMGEDEVKSVAGVISQVQLLEKQLDSLKLEECLGADLVATLSDPQGTRMKQLISQIEAFKQTSILTSDTDSKMQNIKDDKTNKTEPGVLKYQMMYLPEKARMQEAARIALLEQRLCNLESIIGTTSDKLSKFSQNLKSQGVMEALQELGAKAALLDTYQLDIIESRLATLIHRMDNIAQKKTTLTLDSEQEQKISEMYDIMKQTETMSQILPQTVNRMLALNTIHQQAATFNKSLTRLEELQSQITSDLESNKSLLKGVQESFASNLEIIKNNIESLDERIKKLNK; encoded by the exons ATGGCTGATCCTAAATATGCTGATTTACCTGGGATT gCATATGATCAAGTTGATGTTTATGAAACTACTGATTTACCAGAATCAGAACAATTTCAACTTTATCCTGAG gatGAAACAGATTCTATAGAAAAGTTACATATTAGTGCCACAGaagcatttaataaatttaaaaataaacatgttATCAGCAAAGGAGTTGATTTTTCAGATCGAGTATCACTCAAACCAAGAACTGgctataa atttggaGATTGGGAATTACctggagaaggagaaaaagaaacccttattcaaaaatatcaacgTTTACAAtgtgaaattaaagaattatatgaaGAAGTGAatgatttaaaa gAAAAAATGGGAGAAGATGAAGTAAAATCTGTTGCTGGTGTGATCTCTCAAGTACAGCTTCTAGAAAAACAATtagattctttaaaattagaagaatgtCTTGGAGCTGATCTTGTTGCTACTCTATCTGATCCACAAGGCACAAGAATGAA acaaTTGATATCACAAATAGAAGCATTCAAGCAAACTAGTATTCTTACTTCTGATACTGAttcaaaaatgcaaaatataaaagatgataaaactaataaaacaGAACCTGGTGTACTCAAGTATCAGATGATGTATCTTCCAGAAAAAGCAAGAATGCAAGAAGCAGCAAGAATTGCATTACTTGAACAAAGGCTTTGCAATTTAGAAAGTATCATTGGAACAACTAGTGATAaactttccaaattttcacAG aatctcAAAAGTCAAGGAGTAATGGAAGCTCTTCAAGAATTAGGAGCAAAAGCTGCATTATTAGATACTTatcaattagatataattgaaaGTCGATTAGCTACATTAATTCATAGAATGGATAATATTGCACAGAAAAAAACTACACTAACATTAGATTCAGAACAAGAACAAaaa ATTTCAGAAATGTATGATATCATGAAACAGACGGAAACTATGTCACAAATTTTACCACAAACTGTAAATCGAATGTTGGCTTTAAATACCATTCACCAACAAG ctgcTACATTCAACAAATCTTTAACACGTTTAGAAGAATTACAATCGCAAATAACATCCGATTTGGAGAGTAataaatctcttttaaaaGGAGTTCAAGAAAGCTTTGcatcaaatttagaaattataaaaaataacatagaaTCATTAGATGAAcgtattaaaaaacttaacaagtga
- the LOC725400 gene encoding 4-hydroxyphenylpyruvate dioxygenase isoform X2, which produces MGSYLSRHGDGVRDIAFNVENIDIIVKIAKERGAVIVKDIWEENDKYGTIKFATIKTYGNTYHTLIDRSKYKGFFLPGFQKSSEDLFSKNLPKVGLNFVDHVVGNQPDKQMELVAKWYERCLQFHRFWSVDDTQLHTEYSALRSIVMTNWEETVKMPINEPAPGKKRSQIQEYVEYYGGAGVQHIALNTNDIITAIENLRARGMEFLDVPDTYYDMLRNRLKTNGIKILEDLNILQKLKILIDYDENGYLLQIFTKNMQDRPTLFIEIIQRHNHNGFGAGNFQALFEAIEMEQAKRGNL; this is translated from the exons ATGGGAAGCTATCTTTCTCGACATGGAGATGGTGTTCGTGATATTGCTTTCAATGTTGAGAATATAGATATCATTGTAAAA atcgcAAAAGAAAGAGGAGCCGTAATAGTAAAAGACATATGGGaagaaaacgataaatatgGTACTATAAAATTTGCTACTATAAAAACT tacgGAAACACATATCATACATTAATAGATCGATCGAAGtataaaggattttttttaccaggatttcaaaaatcatcaGAAGatctattttcaaagaattt ACCAAAAGTAGGATTAAATTTTGTGGATCACGTTGTTGGTAACCAACCTGATAAACAAATGGAACTAGTAGCAAAATG GTATGAACGATGTTTgcaatttcatcgattttggTCGGTAGACGATACTCAATTGCACACAGAATATTCAGCTCTGCGTTCTATCGTAATGACGAATTGGGAGGAAACTGTGAAAATGCCTATAAACGAACCTGCTCCTGGCAAAAAACGTTCGCAAATTCAAGAATACGTTGAATATTATGGAGGAGCAGGAGTGCAACATATTGCTCTTAATACAAACGATATAATTACAgct ATAGAAAACTTGCGAGCTCGAGGAATGGAATTCTTGGATGTTCCAGATACTTATTATGATATGTTAAGAAATCGTTTGAAAACTAatggtataaaaattttagaagatcTTAATATACTTCag aaattaaaaattttaattgattatgatGAAAATGGTtatcttttacaaatatttactaaaaatatgCAAGATCGACCAACCCttttcatagaaattattcaaagacaTAATCATAAt GGATTTGGAGCTGGAAATTTCCAAGCACTTTTTGAAGCTATTGAAATGGAACAAGCTAAACGtggcaatttataa
- the LOC409406 gene encoding probable nuclear transport factor 2 isoform X2 — protein sequence MALNPQYEVIGKGFVQQYYAMFDDPAQRPNLINMYNTESSFMTFEGLQIQGAIKIMEKLTSLTFQKINRIITAIDSQPMFDGGVLINVLGRLQADEDPPHAFSQIFVLKPLGNSFFCQHDIFRLGIHDSV from the exons ATGGCATTAAACCCCCAATATGAAGTTATCGGAAAGGGTTTCGTACAACAGTATTATGCGATGTTTGACGATCCTGCTCAAAgaccaaatttaataaatatgtataat ACCGAGTCATCTTTCATGACATTTGAGGGTTTGCAAATACAAGGTGCTATTAAAATCATGGAAAAACTAACT agtttaacatttcaaaaaataaatcggaTAATAACTGCTATTGATTCACAACCAATGTTCGATGGTGGCGTACTCATTAATGTTTTAGGAAGGTTGCAG GCAGATGAAGATCCACCACATGCCTTCTCACAAATTTTTGTGTTGAAGCCACTGGGGAATTCGTTTTTCTGTCAACATGACATCTTTCGTCTTGGCATTCATGATAGTGTATGA
- the LOC409406 gene encoding probable nuclear transport factor 2 isoform X1: MALNPQYEVIGKGFVQQYYAMFDDPAQRPNLINMYNTESSFMTFEGLQIQGAIKIMEKLTSLTFQKINRIITAIDSQPMFDGGVLINVLGRLQTDEDQPHAYIQTFVLKPIGTSFYVQHDIFRLALHNTV; encoded by the exons ATGGCATTAAACCCCCAATATGAAGTTATCGGAAAGGGTTTCGTACAACAGTATTATGCGATGTTTGACGATCCTGCTCAAAgaccaaatttaataaatatgtataat ACCGAGTCATCTTTCATGACATTTGAGGGTTTGCAAATACAAGGTGCTATTAAAATCATGGAAAAACTAACT agtttaacatttcaaaaaataaatcggaTAATAACTGCTATTGATTCACAACCAATGTTCGATGGTGGCGTACTCATTAATGTTTTAGGAAGGTTGCAG ACTGATGAGGATCAGCCCCATGCATACATCCAGACATTTGTCCTGAAGCCAATTGGTACCAGCTTTTACGTGCAGCATGACATCTTCAGACTTGCTCTGCATAACACGGTTTAG
- the LOC412266 gene encoding 60S ribosomal protein L27: MVKIMKTGKVVLVLSGRYAGRKAIIMRNYDDGTTEKQYGHAMVAGIDRYPRKVHKRMGKAKIHKRSKIKPFVKVLNYNHLMPTRYTVDLHWDKVTPKDLKDPMKRKKIRFQTRVKFEEKYKSGKNKWFFQKLRF; the protein is encoded by the exons atgGTGAAGATTATGAAAACAGGAAAAGTAGTATTGGTCCTTAGTGGCCGATATGCTGGAAGAAAAGCTATCATTATGCGTAATTATGATGATGGAACTACAGAAAAACAATATGGACATGCAATGGTAGCTGGAATTGACCGATATCCACGTAAAGTACACAAAAGAATGGGTAAAGCAAAGATTCACAAACGTTCTAAAATCAAACCATTTGTGAAA gtattaaattataatcatttgatGCCAACAAGATACACTGTAGATTTACATTGGGATAAAGTAACACCTAAAGATCTTAAAGATCCAATGAAACGCAAGAAGATACGATTCCAAACTCGtgttaaatttgaagaaaa gtaCAAATCTGGTAAAAACAAATGGTTCTTCCAAAAATTacggttttaa
- the LOC725400 gene encoding 4-hydroxyphenylpyruvate dioxygenase isoform X1, with protein MTTYTDKGPKPLGGKFISFDHLKFWVGNAKQAASYYCNRLGFEPLGYRGLETGSRRVASHVIKQNQIIFIFESAYEPDNEEMGSYLSRHGDGVRDIAFNVENIDIIVKIAKERGAVIVKDIWEENDKYGTIKFATIKTYGNTYHTLIDRSKYKGFFLPGFQKSSEDLFSKNLPKVGLNFVDHVVGNQPDKQMELVAKWYERCLQFHRFWSVDDTQLHTEYSALRSIVMTNWEETVKMPINEPAPGKKRSQIQEYVEYYGGAGVQHIALNTNDIITAIENLRARGMEFLDVPDTYYDMLRNRLKTNGIKILEDLNILQKLKILIDYDENGYLLQIFTKNMQDRPTLFIEIIQRHNHNGFGAGNFQALFEAIEMEQAKRGNL; from the exons ATG actaCATATACAGATAAAGGACCAAAG CCTTTaggtggaaaatttatatctttcgatCATCTTAAATTCTGGGTTGGAAATGCAAAACAg GCAGCTAGCTATTATTGCAATAGATTGGGTTTTGAACCGTTAGGTTACCGTGGTTTAGAAACTGGTTCTAGGCGCGTGGCATCACATGTCATTAAACAAAATCAG attatttttatttttgaatcagCCTATGAACCTGATAATGAAGAAATGGGAAGCTATCTTTCTCGACATGGAGATGGTGTTCGTGATATTGCTTTCAATGTTGAGAATATAGATATCATTGTAAAA atcgcAAAAGAAAGAGGAGCCGTAATAGTAAAAGACATATGGGaagaaaacgataaatatgGTACTATAAAATTTGCTACTATAAAAACT tacgGAAACACATATCATACATTAATAGATCGATCGAAGtataaaggattttttttaccaggatttcaaaaatcatcaGAAGatctattttcaaagaattt ACCAAAAGTAGGATTAAATTTTGTGGATCACGTTGTTGGTAACCAACCTGATAAACAAATGGAACTAGTAGCAAAATG GTATGAACGATGTTTgcaatttcatcgattttggTCGGTAGACGATACTCAATTGCACACAGAATATTCAGCTCTGCGTTCTATCGTAATGACGAATTGGGAGGAAACTGTGAAAATGCCTATAAACGAACCTGCTCCTGGCAAAAAACGTTCGCAAATTCAAGAATACGTTGAATATTATGGAGGAGCAGGAGTGCAACATATTGCTCTTAATACAAACGATATAATTACAgct ATAGAAAACTTGCGAGCTCGAGGAATGGAATTCTTGGATGTTCCAGATACTTATTATGATATGTTAAGAAATCGTTTGAAAACTAatggtataaaaattttagaagatcTTAATATACTTCag aaattaaaaattttaattgattatgatGAAAATGGTtatcttttacaaatatttactaaaaatatgCAAGATCGACCAACCCttttcatagaaattattcaaagacaTAATCATAAt GGATTTGGAGCTGGAAATTTCCAAGCACTTTTTGAAGCTATTGAAATGGAACAAGCTAAACGtggcaatttataa
- the LOC551457 gene encoding GDP-fucose protein O-fucosyltransferase 1, whose translation MFSIIFILLLTKFYSTYCEDFDIDTNGYIVYCPCMGRFGNQADHFLGALGFAKALNRTLVLPPWVEYRTGETRSIQVPFDTYFNVSQVQYYHKALLMEDFIQDIAPRIWQPKERVSFCYSARGKGDSCNAKDGNPFGPFWDTYNIDFVKSEFYGPLHYDVYHTDMAIQWKKQYPALHWPVLAFTGAPASFPVQLENKRLHKYVEWNIDMLNKAKTFIKQKLPKGAFVGIHLRNGIDWIRACEFISSTPNLFAAPQCLGYRNERGKATSAMCLPSFDLIVRHLKRVIRNGNNVKSVFVASDNNYMIEELTKALARMEVPVFKQDSPASPHLDLTILGRANYFIGNCISSFSAFVAREREIKGYPTFFWGFPSERSSSYIIHEEL comes from the exons ATGTTcagtattattttcattttattattaaccaaATTTTATAGCACATATTGTGAagattttgatattgatacaaatggatatattgtttattgtcCTTGTATGG GACGATTTGGAAATCAAGCAGATCATTTTTTAGGCGCTTTAGGATTTGCAAAAGCGCTAAATCGTACTTTAGTTTTACCACCATGGGTTGAATACAGAACTGGAGAAACTAGATct atACAAGTTCCATTTGAcacatattttaatgtttcacaAGTTCAATACTATCATAAAGCATTATTAATGGAAGATTTTATACAAGATATTGCACCAAGAATATGGCAGCCTAAGGAAAGAGTAT CTTTTTGTTATTCTGCACGTGGAAAAGGAGATTCATGTAATGCTAAAGATGGAAATCCATTTGGTCCATTTTGggatacatataatatagattttgttaaatcagaattttatgGTCCTCTTCATTATGATGTTTATCATACAGATATGGCTATACAATGGAAAAAACAATATCCTGCTTTACATTGGCCAGTATTAGCATTTACAGGTGCACCTGCAAGTTTTCCTGttcaattagaaaataagagaTTACATAAATATGTGGAATGGAATATAGATATGTTGAATAAagcaaaaacatttataaaacaaaaattaccaAAAGGAGCATTCGTAGGAATTCATTTACGTAATGGAATTGATTgg atTCGTGCTTGTGAATTTATATCTAGCACACCAAATCTTTTTGCTGCTCCACAATGTCTTGGATATCGAAATGAACGTGGTAAAGCAACTTCTGCTATGTGTTTACCATCATTTGATTTAATAGTGCGTCATCTAAAACGAGTTATTCGTAATGGTAATAATGTCAAATCAGTATTTGTAGCttctgataataattatatgattgaaGAACTTACTAAAGCCTTAGCACGAATGGAA GTTCCAGTTTTTAAACAAGACTCACCAGCATCACCTCACTTAGATTTAACTATTCTTGGAAgagcaaattattttataggaaattgtATATCTTCCTTCTCAGCTTTTGTtgcaagagaaagagaaattaaagggTATCCTACATTTTTTTGGGGTTTTCCCTCAGAAAGATCTTcatcttatattatacatgaaGAATTGtaa